The following are encoded together in the Xiphophorus hellerii strain 12219 chromosome 3, Xiphophorus_hellerii-4.1, whole genome shotgun sequence genome:
- the tnxba gene encoding tenascin: protein MLITLGLLLLLTPFPSFQTTTLDKRDPVGSNVTKANTVLTFSKPKTTAAPSKQSLNPTLKPNTVTVTILPTAGSNQKSATNAATTTKSKLSVAVVQTTPPSPAKAPKVTDTNTNRDKHKVNQTASAKLLSLSEEKANKIKPEPTGVHQDQSTITKLFSDSHLKTSRNKLQQSHNQTTSSKSSLSSNEKNAEDKSNHNVPSILPSGSKPTKDRAAAGNQTVFDIPLTTGDEKSKDKLTPNVPSLPASGGKTSRGKTTASGNQTIAHHPKSDEKSKDKSAQSFPSLSTTSKTTKVKSTVSTNQTTFDNSPPSGDKKSKDTSASNTLPLPTNGTKATKNKHKESGHQSVVGIHLQINDEKAKDKPGERAGGFNKDKEMGTTTITQTPLIQAIGKDSVGPSQPLKVVISFNGDWSHTKEQELTLKPGAPLVMTHSINLLPGGCTGGCEAEMAALKGRLTRLEREMSLLKEKCPCSANCPNDCSGKGKCEKGKCICHKGFTSLDCSKCAKDAKCFKDNKKDSNTTTESMNDNEKEARGEKPEIKKLPPTTNPQITKEERPEKLPPQDDPRSNVTLSNENKTNSTKSKNESKNKSVELSNTNKNQEKKSTGINRISTSAPTKDNNKVLENNTTIDHSSKKLGGLGSVKAVNISTSSFTITWLAPQRMFKNFTVVRREPRTDSDTDENEGLGEEIVERDWMSGTRTSTEVHGQSTNTTISSGKSVESRSKTETKRISRVVPGSARSFKFSNLKANTRYVVHVFGSTADRRSKIHRVTATTGPEKPTELVFSNVTESSLTVSWTKPNTIFTGFRVTYINIATGKSQFVSVDSHQSSVVLSALSAGSSYIISVTTTKGSAQSDELTSVITTVPAPPTHLQVINVTDNTAMLRWTPSLGKVDRFIVSYGSSKTPNVTVTVMLLGNSVQYQLKGLQRGTLYKVKVRTQKNNLQSMGISTSFTTANVVKASEIGGRSAVIAWRTSVVFNSYRVIYQMAKEEAKEVILESPITEYKLTGLIPSSFYSVVVQGEKNGKYTSLVTSQFITGKLRFPFPTECSQELLNGALESGEVTIYPQGKEGRAVRVYCDMETDGGGWTVFQRRMNGKTDFYRTWSDYKAGFGNLSEEFWLGNDFLHNLTSIGPVSLRVDLQSGNDTAYARYTNFSVASEGRNYTLTVSGYTGTAGDSMKYHNGRPFSTRDKEPDPLGIHCAKAYVGGWWYKNCYKVNLNGLYGMNSNNQGIVWIDWKGKDSSIPFSEMKFRPSRFSPATHG from the exons ATGTTAATTACCCTCGGACTTCTCTTACTTCTAACCCCATTCCCCTCCTTTCAAACCACGACCCTTGACAAAAGAGATCCTGTAGGAAGCAATGTGACCAAAGCCAATACTGTTTTAACCTTCTCAAAACCAAAAACCACTGCTGCTCCTTCTAAACAGAGTTTGAACCCCACCCTAAAGCCAAACACTGTCACTGTGACAATTTTACCCACTGCAGGCTCCAACCAAAAATCAGCAACCAATGCTGCAACAACCACCAAAAGCAAACTCAGTGTTGCAGTGGTTCAAACCACTCCACCATCACCAGCAAAGGCTCCTAAAGTCACTGATACCAACACCaacagagacaaacacaaagtcaacCAGACAGCTTCAGCTAAGCTTCTGTCACTTAGTGAAGAAAAAGCCAACAAAATCAAGCCTGAACCTACTGGAGTTCATCAAGACCAGTCAACTATCACAAAGCTTTTCTCAGACAGTCATttgaaaaccagcagaaacaaacttcaACAATCTCACAATCAAACTACATCATCAAAATCTTCTTTAAGCAGTAATGAGAAGAATGCTGAGGATAAGTCCAATCACAATGTTCCTTCTATACTTCCCAGTGGTAGTAAGCCCACCAAAGACAGGGCTGCAGCTGGTAACCAGACTGTTTTTGATATTCCCCTCACCACCGGTGATGAGAAGTCCAAAGACAAGTTAACTCCAAATGTTCCGTCTTTACCTGCCAGTGGTGGCAAAACTTCTAGAGGCAAGACAACAGCCTCTGGTAACCAGACCATTGCTCATCACCCTAAAAGTGATGAGAAGTCCAAAGACAAATCAGCTCAGAGCTTTCCGTCTTTATCTACCACCAGTAAAACTACAAAAGTCAAATCTACAGTATCTACTAATCAGACAACTTTTGATAATTCTCCTCCTAGTGGTGATAAAAAGTCTAAAGATACGTCTGCTTCAAATACTCTGCCTTTACCTACCAATGGTACTAAAGCTACCAAAAATAAGCATAAAGAGTCTGGACATCAATCAGTTGTTGGTATCCACCTTCAGATCAATGATGAGAAGGCCAAAGACAAGCCTGGTGAAAGAGCTGGGGGATTcaataaagataaagaaatggGCACCACTACTATTACTCAGACTCCTTTAATCCAAGCAATCGGCAAAGACAGTGTTGGTCCTTCACAGCCCCTTAAAGTGGTCATCAGTTTCAATGGTGACTGGAGCCACACAAAGGAACAGGAGCTGACGTTAAAGCCTGGTGCTCCACTGGTGATGACACATAGCATCAACCTGCTACCTGGTGGGTGTACAGGGGGATGTGAAGCTGAGATGGCTGCTCTGAAAGGACGCCTGACCCGACTGGAAAGAGAGATGTCCCTTCTAAAGGAGAAAT GTCCATGTTCTGCAAATTGCCCAAATGACTGTAGTGGTAAGGGAAAATGTGAGAAGGGGAAATGTATTTGCCATAAAGGATTTACAAGTCTTGACTGCAGTAAGTGTGCAAAAGATGCCAAGTGCTTTAAAG ACAATAAGAAGGATTCAAATACAACTACTGAATCTATGAATGACAATGAAAAAGAGGCCCGTGGCGAAAAACCAGAGATCAAAAAGCTTCCTCCAACAACAAATCCACAAATCACAAAGGAAGAAAGACCAGAGAAATTACCACCCCAAGATGATCCACGATCAAATGTAACACTGAGTAATGAGAATAAAACCAACAGCACAAAAAGCaagaatgaaagcaaaaacaagtCTGTTGAGCTGTCCAACACGAACAAGAATCAAGAAAAGAAATCCACTGGCATAAACCGAATTTCAACAAGTGCACCAACAAAGGACAACAACAAAGTTCTAGAGAACAATACAACAATCGATCACTCCTCCAAAAAACTTGGAGGTTTAGGATCAGTGAAGGCTGTGAATATCTCCACCTCTAGCTTCACTATCACATGGTTGGCGCCACAACGTATGTTCAAGAATTTCACTGTGGTCAGAAGAGAGCCTCGCACGGACAGTGACACTGATGAGAATGAGGGGCTTGGAGAAGAGATTGTTGAAAGAGATTGGATGTCTGGCACTAGAACATCAACTGAAGTCCACGGTCAGAGCACCAACACAACTATCTCCTCTGGTAAAAGTGTTGAATCTAgaagtaaaactgaaactaaGAGGATCTCAAGAGTGGTGCCTGGCAGCGCACGATCCTTCAAGTTCAGTAATCTCAAGGCAAACACACGTTATGTGGTCCATGTATTCGGCTCCACAGCAGACAGAAGATCCAAGATTCACAGAGTTACAGCAACCACAG GTCCTGAGAAACCCACAGAACTGGTTTTTAGTAATGTAACAGAGTCCTCTCTGACTGTTTCTTGGACCAAACCAAACACCATATTTACAGGCTTTAGAGTAACATACATCAACATTGCAACAG GGAAAAGCCAGTTTGTGTCTGTGGACTCTCACCAATCAAGTGTTGTTCTGTCTGCCTTGTCTGCTGGATCATCCTACATTATCAGTGTTACCACAACCAAAGGAAGCGCTCAGAGTGATGAACTCACTTCAGTTATCACTACAG tacCTGCTCCTCCAACACATCTCCAAGTCATCAATGTGACAGATAACACAGCTATGCTGCGTTGGACACCCAGCCTGGGGAAAGTAGATCGTTTCATTGTTAGCTATGGGTCTTCCAAGA CTCCAAATGTTACAGTGACAGTGATGCTGTTAGGAAATTCAGTGCAGTACCAGCTGAAAGGTTTACAGAGAGGAACTCTGTATAAGGTCAAAGTGCGGACCCAAAAGAACAACCTCCAGAGTATGGGAATATCTACTTCATTTACAACAGCAAATG TGGTTAAGGCCAGTGAAATTGGTGGTCGGTCTGCAGTGATTGCCTGGAgaacttctgttgtttttaacagCTACAGAGTGATCTATCAGATGGCAAAAGAGGAGGCAAAG GAAGTCATCCTGGAGTCACCCATCACAGAGTATAAACTGACTGGCCTGATTCCTTCATCATTCTATTCTGTTGTGGTACAAGGAGAGAAAAATGGAAAGTATACATCACTTGTCACATCACAATTCATCACcg GAAAATTGCGCTTCCCTTTCCCTACTGAATGCTCACAAGAATTGCTAAATGGAGCTCTGGAGTCAGGGGAAGTGACCATCTACCCGCAAGGGAAAGAGGGGCGAGCAGTGAGAGTTTACTGTGACATGGAAACAGATGGAGGCGGATGGACG gTTTTCCAGAGAAGGATGAATggaaaaactgatttctacagaACCTGGAGTGACTATAAAGCCGGCTTTGGAAACCTGAGTGAAGAGTTCTGGCTAG gaaatgatttcctgcacaACCTGACCAGTATCGGCCCTGTGAGCTTGAGAGTGGATTTGCAATCTGGAAATGACACAGCTTACGCTCGCTACACCAACTTTTCTGTTGCTTCAGAAGGAAGAAACTATACTCTTACTGTATCTGGATACACAGGAACAGCAG GTGACTCAATGAAGTACCATAATGGCCGCCCATTCTCAACTCGAGACAAGGAACCAGACCCTCTGGGGATCCACTGTGCCAAGGCTTATGTGGGGGGCTGGTGGTACAAAAACTGCTATAAAGTCAACCTCAACGGCCTTTACGGCATGAACAGCAATAATCAG gGAATAGTCTGGATAGACTGGAAAGGCAAAGACTCGTCCATTCCCTTCTCTGAGATGAAGTTCAGACCGTCTCGGTTCTCCCCTGCAACTCATGGCTAA